In Bernardetia litoralis DSM 6794, the genomic window AACTAAAATTACTTCTCAAAACACTTTTTTCATAAGCCATTTTGTAAGCAATATCAAAGGGTTTGTCTATGCTAGTTGTGTCATACGAAGAAACAAAAATATCAGGTTTTACTCCACTTTTTTCTGTTGTTTCAATCTCTATATCTGGAATATTAAGCCAGCTATATGCGCTTGTTCCTACTCGTTTTGTGATTGTAGATTGTCCTTTTGTAGGTTCTCCTATTACAATAGCATTTCTGTGTTTTTGTAAAACTTGTACAATCCATTCGGCAGCATCAGAAGTGTTTCTATCTGTCAGAATATAAATTGGACGCTCAAAATAACGAAGTGTATAGTATTTTTCATAATTTTTATCAACTTCTAAAGGATAACCCCAGTGATAACTCCAATAATTATCTCTCTTAAAAAATGATTTTACTTCTTCTGTCTCGGTAGTTAATGGAATAGTAGGATTCTCATAATTTTTACGACGTGGCTTTCCACTATCTTTTAAATATTCTCTTGTATGAAAAACTTTTGCAGTGCCTAAATTATAGGTTGTATCTGGTCGTAGAAAACGCTCTACAAACCAAATAGGAACACTCATTTCGTTTATTGTTTTGTCTTTTGTAAAAAATTTTCTTTCAGATTCTAATACAGAACTTCCTCGCAAGTCCAAAATTAAAGCATCTGTAAATAAAAATTCTTCTATCAAATCTTTCAAAAACCGTTCATTTATATAATTAGCAGAAGCCAAAAAAGAACATTTTAAATAGCCAATATTTCCTTCTAATATTTCTTTTTTATCAAAACCATTTCCTAAATAATCTAGGTTGAATTGATTATAGTTGTTGTTCCAAACGTTTGTTTTGTATTTTGATTTGCGTCTTCCTCTTTTTATAACTCCTCTCCTAAATAGAGATTTTCCTTGAGCCATTCTGTTATAAAAATTCTTTCTATTATAACTTCGTAACCTCCACCAAAATGCTTTATAATAAACATAGTGAGTTTCATTATCTGACTTTATTTTGTTTTTTTCTCCTTTCCACCATCCCGAATGCCATTCATGTTCTCGTCCACAATTACAAAGACTAGACTTTCTATAAAAACCAAGTTTTTCATTATCTCCATCCTTAAAACCTCCTTGTGGCGCAGTATTTTCCAAAGACAAAGCTGTATTATTGTCTAATTCATACCAATAATTATTCAAATAAAAGGCATATTCTTGCAAATTATATTCAATCAAAGAATCTAAAAAAGGATTATTTCCAATTTCTAAAATGGGTTTTCTATAAATCGAATCTGTTGTATAAAGACAAAGAGCAGAATCTAAAGTAGCTTTAAATTTTTCTACTTCTTCTTTTTCTATAATTCGTTCGGGTTTTCTTTGTGCCAAAACAGAAGTAGAAAAAATGAATAAAAATAAAATAGAAAGTAAAATGAATAATTTTGATTGAAAGGAGTACATATATTTTGCCTTAA contains:
- a CDS encoding S41 family peptidase — its product is MYSFQSKLFILLSILFLFIFSTSVLAQRKPERIIEKEEVEKFKATLDSALCLYTTDSIYRKPILEIGNNPFLDSLIEYNLQEYAFYLNNYWYELDNNTALSLENTAPQGGFKDGDNEKLGFYRKSSLCNCGREHEWHSGWWKGEKNKIKSDNETHYVYYKAFWWRLRSYNRKNFYNRMAQGKSLFRRGVIKRGRRKSKYKTNVWNNNYNQFNLDYLGNGFDKKEILEGNIGYLKCSFLASANYINERFLKDLIEEFLFTDALILDLRGSSVLESERKFFTKDKTINEMSVPIWFVERFLRPDTTYNLGTAKVFHTREYLKDSGKPRRKNYENPTIPLTTETEEVKSFFKRDNYWSYHWGYPLEVDKNYEKYYTLRYFERPIYILTDRNTSDAAEWIVQVLQKHRNAIVIGEPTKGQSTITKRVGTSAYSWLNIPDIEIETTEKSGVKPDIFVSSYDTTSIDKPFDIAYKMAYEKSVLRSNFSYIKKYGQRFKQFEEIIKPIPNPYNLPKNAKDLLGNYGLGKEIIFKNGKLWLKNYQHISPIYQTAPNTFLVKNGLQKRVGHTSYETVAKPIYLFFRKSQDDFQANQISIDSTLEIKQDSVMNMFVRYGDFTSAKFTQLESYNFDTFKKEKQIIDTTQIIKPSAVYPFSKMSKNEKQALFDGFTMQRNLFIPFPDFSFTLISENEIKKKDLENKLTVFVFWSPSSTKSIEAIPKINKMIEIYSENNITFYGFTESNKRNLEEFLIGTPFYADIISSSNSIFEDLYIPTINEPFILILNKEGKFIFGEELKEDSFEKMDYILSNEILK